One Clostridium estertheticum DNA segment encodes these proteins:
- the rsxE gene encoding electron transport complex subunit RsxE, protein MGKLLERLKNGILTENPLFVQVLATCPTLAVTTSIQNGIGMGLASTAVLIGSNLFISVLRKIIPEKVRIPAYITIIAAFVTLIQFLLQGFVPSLYKSLGIFIPLIVVNCVILGRAEAYASKNKVLPSVYDAIGMGLGFTVALVILASIRELLGAGSLFGFKIFGNSFEPAIIMILAPGAFITLGIIMALLNQKAINETNQVNNKIAHFHEIDPVTGECTGCGSCAHSCKK, encoded by the coding sequence ATGGGTAAACTTCTTGAAAGATTAAAAAACGGTATATTAACGGAAAATCCACTATTTGTACAAGTTCTAGCTACTTGCCCTACCCTAGCTGTTACTACCAGTATACAAAATGGTATAGGTATGGGACTTGCATCTACAGCGGTGCTTATTGGTTCTAATCTTTTTATATCGGTATTAAGAAAAATAATCCCTGAAAAGGTTCGTATACCAGCTTATATTACAATAATAGCTGCTTTTGTTACATTAATACAGTTTTTATTGCAAGGATTTGTACCTTCTCTATATAAGTCACTGGGAATTTTCATTCCACTTATAGTTGTAAACTGTGTAATTCTTGGAAGAGCTGAAGCCTATGCTTCTAAAAATAAAGTACTTCCTTCAGTTTATGATGCTATCGGAATGGGACTTGGATTTACTGTAGCATTAGTAATCCTTGCATCAATTAGAGAATTACTAGGAGCTGGTTCACTATTTGGATTTAAAATATTTGGAAACTCCTTTGAGCCTGCTATAATTATGATTTTAGCACCTGGAGCTTTTATTACTCTAGGGATTATAATGGCCTTATTAAATCAAAAGGCAATCAATGAAACAAATCAAGTTAATAATAAAATTGCACATTTTCATGAGATTGATCCAGTAACTGGTGAATGTACTGGATGCGGTTCATGTGCTCACAGTTGCAAAAAATAA
- the rsxA gene encoding electron transport complex subunit RsxA gives MKLFSIFISAFLINNFLLVKFLGICSFLGVSKKTETAKGMGLAVVFVMFLASFLCYGVFNWILVPLNITYLSTLAFVLVIAALVQFVEMVIKKTQPTLYKALGIYLPLITTNCALLGMAVINIGEKYNLIESMVNALGAAFGYMLAIVLLAGLRERMEESDNMPLCFRGLPISLVTAGLMAIAFLGFSGLKLGGI, from the coding sequence ATGAAACTATTTTCAATCTTTATAAGTGCATTTTTAATAAATAACTTCTTACTAGTTAAGTTCCTTGGAATATGTTCTTTTCTTGGAGTTTCTAAAAAAACTGAAACTGCAAAAGGAATGGGACTGGCAGTAGTGTTTGTTATGTTCTTAGCTTCATTTTTGTGTTATGGAGTCTTCAATTGGATTTTGGTTCCTTTAAATATAACCTATTTATCAACCCTAGCCTTCGTATTAGTTATCGCTGCACTAGTACAATTTGTTGAAATGGTTATTAAGAAAACTCAACCAACTCTTTATAAAGCGCTCGGAATATACCTTCCATTAATAACAACTAACTGTGCCCTTCTTGGTATGGCTGTTATAAATATAGGTGAAAAATATAACCTAATAGAATCTATGGTTAATGCTCTTGGTGCTGCATTTGGATACATGCTTGCCATTGTACTTCTTGCAGGTCTAAGAGAAAGAATGGAAGAAAGTGATAATATGCCACTATGCTTTAGAGGTCTTCCTATTTCACTAGTAACAGCAGGACTCATGGCTATTGCTTTCTTAGGCTTTAGTGGTTTAAAATTGGGGGGTATTTAA
- a CDS encoding RnfABCDGE type electron transport complex subunit B, which translates to MNNLIYPIISIGGMGLVFGVVLGYANKKFHVPVDPKVPLVREALPSANCGACGFAGCDAYAAAVVEGGTPLNLCSVGGASVAENIGEIMGVSVETLNPQVAFVKCKGTCNVAKEKYEYDGIRDCRQAVIAPGEGPKACSDGCMGFASCVRACEFNALHIIDGVAVVYKDNCVACGACIAVCPKNLIEFVPASQEVLVECNSKSKGKSVKENCEVGCIACTMCVKVCPTEAIVMVNNLATIDFEKCIQCGLCATKCPTKAISKPLKAHENVSGQSEAVSK; encoded by the coding sequence ATTAATAATTTAATTTACCCAATAATAAGCATTGGTGGTATGGGTCTTGTATTTGGAGTAGTACTTGGTTACGCTAATAAAAAATTCCATGTACCTGTTGATCCTAAAGTACCACTAGTTAGAGAAGCATTACCTAGCGCAAATTGCGGAGCATGTGGATTTGCTGGTTGTGATGCTTATGCTGCAGCCGTAGTTGAAGGAGGCACACCACTAAATTTATGTTCAGTAGGCGGAGCTTCTGTTGCTGAAAATATCGGAGAAATAATGGGAGTATCAGTTGAAACTTTAAATCCCCAAGTTGCCTTCGTTAAATGTAAAGGTACATGTAACGTTGCAAAAGAAAAATATGAGTATGATGGAATTCGCGATTGTCGCCAAGCAGTTATTGCACCCGGTGAAGGCCCTAAGGCTTGCTCAGATGGTTGTATGGGCTTTGCAAGCTGTGTAAGAGCTTGTGAGTTCAATGCACTTCATATCATTGATGGTGTAGCTGTAGTCTATAAGGATAATTGTGTAGCTTGTGGCGCCTGTATTGCAGTATGCCCTAAGAATCTAATAGAGTTTGTGCCAGCTTCTCAAGAAGTACTTGTTGAATGTAACTCAAAATCAAAAGGTAAATCAGTTAAAGAGAATTGCGAAGTTGGATGTATTGCTTGTACCATGTGTGTAAAAGTGTGCCCAACGGAGGCAATTGTTATGGTTAATAACTTAGCTACAATAGATTTTGAAAAATGTATACAATGTGGCCTATGTGCTACAAAGTGTCCAACAAAAGCTATCTCTAAACCTCTAAAAGCTCATGAAAATGTGAGTGGCCAGAGTGAGGCAGTAAGCAAATAG